From Epinephelus lanceolatus isolate andai-2023 chromosome 12, ASM4190304v1, whole genome shotgun sequence, the proteins below share one genomic window:
- the myadmb gene encoding myeloid-associated differentiation marker homolog, translating to MAIVLHSSPLLWTRLAALVFSCIAFSVAVHGGRLYHGTGDWCIFCWAFSFAGTLLVILVELFGLQTRAPVSWKNFPITFACYAALLCLSASIIFPLYFLKGSTGPSETRDYRIVATVFSCLATIAYMTEVSISKARPGEVAGYMATAPGLLKVCETFVACIIFVFVSDPVLYDRHDALKYCMSVYCICFILSAAIILLCIGECTGCLPFPFARFLSAYALLAVVLYLSATIIWPIFNFDPKHGGTKDRPYNCNTALGLCVWDKTMAVAVLTAVNFILYLADLIYSTRLVFVSA from the coding sequence ATGGCTATAGTCCTCCACTCCAGCCCCCTCCTATGGACACGGCTGGCAGCGCTGGTCTTCTCCTGCATTGCCTTCTCCGTGGCAGTGCATGGAGGCAGACTCTACCATGGCACCGGAGACTGGTGCATCTTCTGCTGGGCCTTCAGCTTCGCCGGGACTCTGCTTGTCATCCTGGTGGAGCTGTTCGGCCTTCAGACCAGAGCCCCTGTTTCCTGGAAGAATTTCCCTATCACCTTCGCCTGCTACGCTGCCTTgctctgcctgtctgcctccatcatCTTCCCCCTCTACTTCCTCAAGGGCTCAACAGGACCAAGTGAAACGCGTGACTACCGAATCGTGGCGACCGTCTTCTCCTGCCTGGCCACCATCGCCTACATGACCGAGGTTAGCATCAGCAAGGCGCGTCCAGGCGAGGTGGCTGGCTACATGGCCACAGCCCCCGGCCTGCTGAAAGTCTGCGAGACCTTTGTGGCCTGCATCATCTTCGTCTTCGTCAGCGACCCCGTGTTGTACGACCGTCACGATGCACTCAAGTACTGCATGTCAGTCTACTGCATCTGCTTCATTCTGTCGGCTGCCATCATCCTGCTCTGCATAGGTGAATGCACCGGCTGCCTCCCCTTCCCGTTTGCACGCTTCCTGTCTGCCTATGCCCTCCTGGCCGTGGTCCTCTATCTGTCAGCAACCATTATCTGGCCCATCTTCAACTTTGATCCCAAGCATGGTGGAACAAAAGATAGGCCCTACAACTGCAACACCGCGCtggggctgtgtgtgtgggatAAGACCATGGCGGTGGCTGTGCTCACTGCTGTCAACTTTATCCTTTACCTGGCTGACCTGATCTACTCCACCCGCCTGGTGTTTGTCAGCGCTTGA